Proteins from one Coregonus clupeaformis isolate EN_2021a chromosome 29, ASM2061545v1, whole genome shotgun sequence genomic window:
- the LOC121544686 gene encoding HHIP-like protein 1: MLYCCDLFGRVWHSPIIRLYLFAFFIAPVFLHPQCLDFKPPFKPQDDLQFCAMYRNFGCCDSAKDQELMAKFYKIMDNFDYYGYANCAGYVQDLLCQECSPYAAHLFDAEDPSTPIRTLPGLCPDYCSQFWLKCRSTITLLSDDPQLAEAETDQDRFCQHLELEDPDYCYPHLLSNEQLTQNLGRVRADPEGCLQLCLEEVANGLRNPLAMVYANDGTHRFFIAEQVGLVWTYLPDRSKLEKPFLNITKAVLTSPWEGDERGFLGLTFHPNYKYNGKLYVYYSVEIGFDERIRISEFRISPSDMNVVDHSSERIILEVDEPASNHNGGMVMFADDGYLYIFTGDGGMAGDPFGKYGNSQNKSALLGKVLRIDVDDNDRGPLYRIPSDNPFVHEHGARPEVYAYGVRNMWRCSVDRGDPLTKEGKGRIFCGDVGQNKFEEIDIIEKGRNYGWRAKEGFSCYDKKLCANSSLDDVLPIYAYPHKMGKSVTGGYVYRGCEYPNLNGMYIFGDFMSGRMMSLQENRNTGQWDYHEICMGMGLTCAFPGLINNYYQYIISFAEDEAGELYFMSTGVPSATSPTGVVYKLVDPSRRAPPRKCHYDPLPVRVKGKLIKFKPKETLTGVELPTKRPNLSPPEETVRPHPTESAVTESDKDWLQELMDILKEQEAAAVTTTLPPTTTTTKPPRHTRRKHRRKKGKHRSESGSAPAAVPQNGVVRLAGDEQGRDDRGRVEIFANGEWGTVCDDLWNTKNAAVVCRQLGFRFALKASKHSEFGEGKSLRILLDDVQCEGTEESLLDCQHTGVGMHNCAHYEDAGVICGNSDYVDA; this comes from the exons atgttgtattgttgtGATTTATTCGGCCGTGTTTGGCACTCACCGATCATTCGGTTATATTTGTTTGCATTTTTTATAGCACCTGTGTTCTTACACCCACAATGCTTGGATTTCAAGCCCCCCTTCAAGCCTCAAGATGACCTCCAGTTCTGCGCAATGTACAGGAACTTCGGCTGCTGCGACTCTGCCAAGGACCAGGAATTGATGGCTAAATTCTATAAGATCATGGACAATTTCGACTATTATGGATATGCCAACTGTGCTGGGTATGTGCAGGATCTTCTCTGCCAG GAATGCTCTCCATATGCAGCTCACCTCTTCGATGCAGAGGACCCCAGCACCCCCATCAGAACCCTCCCTGGCCTCTGCCCTGACTACTGCTCTCAGTTCTGGCTCAAATGCCGTTCCACCATCACCTTGCTCTCTGACGACCCGCAGCTAGCCGAAGCTGAGACGGACCAGGACCGCTTCTGCCAGCACCTGGAGCTGGAGGACCCAGACTACTGTTACCCACACCTTCTCAG CAACGAACAGCTGACACAGAACTTAGGCCGGGTCCGGGCCGACCCCGAGGGTTgcctgcagctctgcctggagGAGGTAGCCAATGGCCTGCGGAACCCCCTGGCCATGGTTTACGCCAACGACGGAACACACCGCTTCTTTATAGCGGAGCAG GTGGGTCTGGTGTGGACGTACCTGCCCGACCGCTCCAAGCTGGAGAAGCCGTTCTTGAACATCACCAAGGCCGTTCTGACGTCGCCctgggagggggacgagaggggcTTCCTGGGCCTGACCTTTCACCCCAACTACAAGTACAACGGGAAGCTGTATGTATACTACTCCGTGGAGATTGGCTTTGACGAGCGGATCAGGATCAGCGAGTTCCGCATCTCCCCCAGCGACATGAACGTGGTGGACCACAGTTCTGAGAG GATCATTCTGGAGGTTGACGAGCCTGCGTCCAATCACAACGGAGGAATGGTGATGTTTGCTGATGACGGGTACCTGTACATTTTCACTGGAGACGGGGGCATGGCTGGTGACCCTTTTGGGAAATATGGAAACTCTCAGAacaa GTCAGCCCTGTTAGGCAAAGTGCTCCGTATTGATGTTGATGACAATGACAGGGGTCCCCTGTACAGGATCCCTTCTGACAACCCGTTCGTGCATGAGCACGGGGCGCGCCCTGAGGTCTATGCTTACGGGGTGCGCAACATGTGGAG GTGTTCTGTGGACCGGGGGGACCCCCTGACTAAGGAGGGCAAGGGCCGTATCTTCTGCGGGGACGTGGGACAGAACAAGTTCGAGGAGATCGACATCATAGAGAAGGGAAGGAACTACGGCTGGAGGGCCAAAGAGGGCTTCTCCTGTTATGACAAGAAGCTGTGCGCCAACAGCTCTCTAG ATGATGTACTCCCCATCTATGCCTACCCTCACAAGATGGGCAAGTCTGTGACTGGCGGCTATGTGTACAGAGGCTGTGAATACCCCAATCTGAACGGCATGTACATATTTGGAGACTTTATGAGTGG GCGTATGATGAGCCTCCAGGAGAATAGGAACACGGGTCAGTGGGACTACCATGAGATCTGTATGGGCATGGGTCTGACCTGTGCCTTCCCTGGCCTCATCAACAACTACTACCAGTACATCATCTCCTTCGCGGAGGACGAGGCAG GAGAACTGTACTTCATGTCTACTGGAGTGCCCAGTGCCACATCTCCCACCGGTGTGGTTTACAAACTGGTGGATCCCTCAAG ACGGGCACCACCAAGAAAATGTCACTATGACCCGCTGCCTGTCAGAGTGAAGGGCAAGCTCATCAAATTCAAACCAAAGGAAA CATTAACAGGAGTTGAACTACCGACCAAGCGTCCAAATCTCTCCCCGCCAGAAGAAACCGTCAGACCCCATCCCACTGAGTCTGCAGTAACTGAGTCCGACAAGGACTGGCTTCAGGAGCTCATGGACATTCTAAAGGAGCAAGAGGCTGCCGCCGTCACCACCACACTTCctccaaccacaaccacaaccaaacCGCCCAGGCACACAAGACGGAAACATCGCAGGAAGAAGGGCAAGCACCGGTCGGAGAGCGGGTCGGCGCCAGCAGCCGTGCCTCAGAATGGGGTGGTGAGACTGGCGGGGGACGAGCAGGGACGGGACGACCGGGGGAGAGTGGAGATCTTCGCCAACGGGGAGTGGGGAACGGTGTGCGACGACCTCTGGAATACGAAAAACGCAGCAGTGGTTTGTCGACAGCTGGGGTTCCGGTTCGCCCTGAAGGCGTCCAAGCACTCGGAGTTCGGAGAAGGGAAGAGTCTCCGGATTCTTCTGGACGATGTCCAGTgtgaggggacagaggagagccTGCTGGACTGTCAACACACGGGCGTAGGTATGCATAACTGTGCCCATTACGAGGACGCAGGGGTGATATGCGGGAACTCGGACTACGTAGATGCCTAG